A single window of Acanthopagrus latus isolate v.2019 chromosome 1, fAcaLat1.1, whole genome shotgun sequence DNA harbors:
- the LOC119028910 gene encoding dynein light chain 4, axonemal, with the protein MAGTGEGKKEEADYKRLHSFPLIRHTDMPEEMRVETMELCVTACEKFATNNESAAKMIKESMDKKFGSSWHVVIGEGFGFEVTHEVKNLLYMFFGGSLAVCVWKCS; encoded by the exons ATGGCTGGGACTGGcgagggaaagaaagaggaggccGACTACAAGAGACTGCACAGCTTCCCTCTCATCAGG cacACGGACATGCCGGAGGAAATGAGGGTTGAGACCATGGAGCTTTGTGTCACAGCCTGTGAGAAGTTTGCCACCAACAATGAG AGTGCAGCGAAGATGATCAAGGAGTCAATGGACAAGAAATTCGGCAGTTCGTGGCACGTGGTGATCGGTGAAGGCTTCGGCTTCGAGGTCACACACGAAGTGAAGAACCTGCTGTACATGTTCTTTGGAGGgagtctggctgtgtgtgtgtggaagtgcTCGTAG